From a region of the Fusobacterium sp. FSA-380-WT-3A genome:
- a CDS encoding MATE family efflux transporter produces the protein MFSKINLSEDSVSKLFVNFSVPSVTGMVISALYAIVDGIFIGRGVGADGLAAITLAYPIINLGVALSFLFGMGGATLMSLHPKNIKFRNTCFSHLVTLNIISYLVLVAITFIFNDNLMLLMGSNERLLPMVKEYLYTCVIAMIFLMLSNSLNAVVRNDKAPLYAFISMIVGAITNIILDWVFIMKFGWGLFGGALATGIGQLLSFLILVWYFVHSKTTIKYKFEKIKLVFLINIVYIGFPSFTIEFAAAVTNTLLNKTFMEYLGGLGVAAFSVVAYICYIFRMVFSGFGQALQPIASFNYGIKLHDRVKKVFKIAHLYSFITACVMLAIIVKYGSSIVRLFNDDKELIEVASKGLILYSVAIMFLAANFINIAYLQSKGDKKIANILSILRSIVFIVIAIIILPKFLGETGIWLSLPAADFMTFLASIFFYKRIIAS, from the coding sequence ATGTTTTCAAAAATCAATCTTAGTGAAGATTCTGTATCAAAATTATTTGTTAATTTTTCTGTTCCTTCTGTTACAGGAATGGTTATATCTGCTCTCTATGCTATTGTTGATGGAATATTTATAGGAAGAGGAGTTGGAGCAGATGGATTGGCTGCCATTACCTTGGCATATCCTATTATTAACTTAGGTGTTGCCTTAAGTTTTCTTTTTGGAATGGGTGGAGCTACTCTTATGTCTCTACATCCTAAAAATATTAAATTTAGAAATACCTGCTTTTCCCACTTAGTAACACTGAATATTATTTCCTATTTAGTCTTAGTGGCAATTACTTTTATTTTCAATGACAATTTAATGTTACTTATGGGTTCTAATGAGAGATTATTACCTATGGTTAAAGAATATCTTTACACCTGTGTCATAGCCATGATATTTTTAATGTTATCAAATAGTCTTAATGCTGTTGTTAGAAATGATAAAGCCCCTCTTTATGCTTTTATTTCTATGATAGTTGGAGCTATTACAAATATTATCTTAGACTGGGTTTTTATTATGAAATTTGGTTGGGGATTATTTGGAGGAGCTTTAGCTACTGGAATAGGTCAGCTTCTTTCATTTTTAATTTTAGTTTGGTACTTCGTCCATTCTAAAACAACAATTAAATATAAATTTGAAAAAATAAAATTAGTTTTTTTAATCAATATAGTCTATATCGGTTTCCCATCATTTACTATTGAGTTTGCTGCTGCTGTTACAAATACTCTACTTAATAAAACTTTTATGGAATATCTTGGTGGATTAGGAGTTGCTGCCTTTTCAGTAGTGGCTTATATTTGTTATATATTCAGAATGGTATTTTCTGGATTTGGTCAAGCTTTACAACCTATAGCAAGTTTTAACTATGGAATAAAACTTCATGATAGAGTAAAAAAAGTTTTTAAAATAGCTCATCTTTATTCATTTATCACTGCTTGTGTAATGTTGGCTATAATAGTTAAATATGGAAGTTCTATTGTAAGATTATTCAATGATGATAAAGAACTAATTGAGGTTGCTAGCAAAGGTCTTATATTATATTCTGTAGCTATTATGTTTTTAGCAGCAAATTTTATAAATATAGCTTATTTACAATCTAAAGGTGATAAAAAAATTGCTAATATTTTATCTATCTTAAGAAGTATTGTATTTATTGTTATTGCTATTATTATTCTTCCTAAATTTTTAGGAGAAACTGGAATTTGGCTTTCTCTTCCTGCTGCTGACTTTATGACTTTTTTAGCTAGTATTTTCTTTTATAAAAGAATTATAGCTTCATAA
- a CDS encoding glycogen/starch/alpha-glucan phosphorylase, translated as MILNKTKEDIKRDYLKRLTFTFAEDIETASLRHKYYALGKLIKDYLTEKWAETNKVYRENKVKQTYYFSMEFLIGRLLETNLINLGIRDVCEEALKELGIDFNEIVSFEEDAGLGNGGLGRLAACFIDSMASLSLPAHGNGIRFKHGLFKQKIENGYQVEQLDEWLKKDFVWEIKRADKGVDVYFGGNVYLKEENGRMVPVYENPEIIRATPYDVPVPGYQTVNVNTLRLWNAELPDKPINLSTLQRGEYLRYLEQRYSAEEISQVLYPDDRSLEGKRLRLKQEYFFTSAGIQSILRTFLKLGEPITELHNYVAIHINDTHPAVAVAELMRLLIDDHGLDWDVAWRITVKTLAYTNHTIMAEALEKWDVNVFKKLLPRIYMIIEEINRRFCNEVANRFYNDWSKVNAMSIIQNNNIKMANLAIVGSHSINGVAWLHTEILKNRELKDFYEMYPERFNNKTNGITHRRWLVKANRPLTDLFIELYGGSEAWIKDTSSMKKLLEYKDDKKILQRLADIKANRKLELAKFVEKEYGIKINPKSIYDVQVKRLHAYKRQLLNLFHIMYLYNELKENPNLDIVPRTFFFGAKAAPGYSLAKQIIKLINTVANKINNDPEIKDKIKVVFLENYGVSLAEKVIPAGDVSEQISTASKEASGTGNMKFMMNGAITIATLDGANVEIDQAVGRDNIVVFGLTSQEVMYYNAHGGYNMRDIFDHDPRLQKIVRQIADGYYGVPATEFSMIADDLFNKNDEFFVFKDFDAYVKAQEKIDKLYRDQERWQKMSLVNIAHSGIFSSDNTIKKYADEIWNIKPCVVEKED; from the coding sequence ATGATACTTAATAAAACAAAAGAAGATATCAAAAGAGATTATCTTAAGAGACTTACTTTTACCTTTGCAGAAGATATAGAAACAGCTTCGTTAAGACATAAATATTATGCGTTAGGTAAACTAATAAAAGACTATTTAACAGAAAAATGGGCTGAAACAAACAAAGTTTATAGAGAAAATAAAGTTAAACAAACTTATTATTTTTCAATGGAATTTTTAATAGGGAGATTATTAGAAACAAATTTAATTAACTTAGGAATAAGAGATGTTTGTGAAGAAGCATTAAAAGAATTAGGAATTGATTTCAATGAAATAGTTTCTTTTGAAGAAGATGCTGGATTAGGAAATGGAGGATTAGGAAGATTAGCAGCTTGTTTTATAGATTCAATGGCTTCTTTATCATTACCAGCTCATGGAAATGGAATTCGTTTTAAACATGGATTGTTTAAACAAAAAATTGAAAATGGATATCAAGTTGAACAATTAGATGAATGGTTAAAGAAAGATTTCGTTTGGGAAATCAAAAGAGCAGATAAAGGTGTAGATGTATATTTTGGTGGAAATGTATATCTAAAAGAAGAAAATGGAAGAATGGTTCCTGTATATGAAAATCCAGAAATTATTCGTGCTACTCCATATGATGTACCAGTTCCAGGATATCAAACAGTTAATGTAAATACTTTAAGATTATGGAATGCTGAATTACCAGATAAACCAATAAACTTATCAACTTTACAAAGAGGTGAATATTTAAGATATTTAGAACAAAGATACTCTGCTGAAGAAATATCACAAGTATTATATCCTGATGACAGAAGTTTAGAAGGAAAAAGATTAAGACTTAAACAAGAATATTTCTTTACAAGTGCTGGTATTCAAAGTATTTTAAGAACTTTCTTAAAATTAGGAGAACCAATAACAGAATTACATAATTATGTAGCAATTCACATTAATGATACTCATCCAGCTGTAGCAGTAGCTGAACTTATGAGATTATTAATAGATGACCATGGATTAGATTGGGATGTAGCTTGGAGAATTACTGTAAAAACTTTAGCTTATACAAACCATACAATAATGGCAGAAGCTTTAGAAAAATGGGATGTAAATGTATTTAAAAAATTACTTCCAAGAATTTATATGATTATAGAAGAAATAAATAGAAGATTCTGTAATGAGGTAGCAAATAGATTCTACAATGATTGGAGTAAAGTAAATGCTATGTCAATTATTCAAAATAATAATATAAAAATGGCAAATCTTGCTATTGTAGGTTCTCACTCTATAAATGGAGTTGCTTGGTTACATACAGAAATTTTAAAAAATAGAGAATTAAAAGATTTTTATGAAATGTATCCAGAGAGATTTAATAATAAAACAAATGGAATTACTCATAGAAGATGGCTTGTAAAAGCTAACCGTCCATTAACAGACTTATTTATTGAGCTATATGGTGGTTCAGAAGCTTGGATAAAAGATACAAGTTCTATGAAAAAATTGTTAGAATACAAAGATGATAAGAAAATTTTACAAAGACTTGCTGATATAAAAGCAAATAGAAAATTAGAACTTGCTAAGTTTGTAGAAAAGGAATATGGAATTAAAATAAATCCAAAATCTATATATGATGTTCAAGTAAAAAGATTACATGCTTATAAAAGACAACTTTTAAATTTATTCCACATTATGTATTTATATAATGAATTAAAAGAAAATCCTAATTTAGATATAGTTCCAAGAACATTCTTCTTTGGAGCTAAAGCAGCACCTGGATATTCATTGGCTAAACAAATTATAAAACTTATAAATACAGTAGCTAATAAAATTAATAATGATCCAGAAATTAAGGATAAAATAAAGGTTGTATTCTTAGAAAACTATGGAGTAAGTTTGGCTGAAAAAGTAATACCAGCTGGAGATGTTAGTGAACAAATTTCTACAGCTTCTAAAGAGGCTTCAGGAACAGGAAATATGAAATTTATGATGAATGGGGCTATCACTATAGCTACACTTGATGGAGCTAATGTTGAAATTGACCAAGCTGTAGGAAGAGATAATATAGTTGTGTTTGGATTAACTTCTCAAGAAGTAATGTATTATAATGCTCATGGTGGTTATAATATGAGAGATATATTTGACCATGACCCTAGATTACAAAAAATTGTTCGTCAAATAGCTGATGGATATTATGGAGTACCAGCAACAGAATTTTCAATGATAGCTGATGATTTATTCAATAAAAATGATGAATTCTTTGTTTTTAAAGATTTTGATGCTTATGTAAAAGCTCAAGAAAAAATAGATAAATTATATAGAGACCAAGAAAGATGGCAAAAAATGAGTTTAGTAAATATAGCTCATTCAGGAATTTTTTCTTCAGATAATACAATAAAAAAATATGCAGATGAAATCTGGAATATAAAACCTTGTGTAGTTGAAAAAGAAGATTAA